One Setaria viridis chromosome 7, Setaria_viridis_v4.0, whole genome shotgun sequence genomic region harbors:
- the LOC117862518 gene encoding amino acid permease 3, with protein MAVHNGTNHVAPMEVSVEAGNAGAAEWLDDDGRPRRTGTFWTASSHIITAVIGSGVLSLAWAIAQLGWVAGPAAMLLFAFVTYYTATLLAECYRTGDPETGKRNYTYMDAVRSNLGGAKVVFCGVIQYANLVGVAIGYTIASSISMRAIRRADCFHTNGHADPCKSSSTPYMILFGVVQILFSQIPDFDQIWWLSIVAAVMSFTYSSIGLSLGIAQTISNGGFKGSLTGVSIGADVTSTQKIWHSLQAFGDIAFAYSFSNILIEIQDTIKAPPPSESKVMQKATRLSVATTTIFYMLCGCMGYAAFGDKAPDNLLTGFGFYEPFWLLDVANVAIVVHLVGAYQVFCQPIFAFVERRAAAAWPDSAFISKEVRVGPFALSVFRLTWRSAFVCVTTVVAMLLPFFGNVVGFLGAVSFWPLTVYFPVEMYIKQRRVPRGSTKWICLQMLSVGCLIVSIAAAAGSIADVIAALKVYRPFSG; from the exons ATGGCGGTGCACAACGGCACGAACCACGTGGCGCCGATGGAGGTGTCGGTGGAGGCCGggaacgccggcgccgccgagtggctggacgacgacggccgcccgcgccgcacggGCACGTTCTGGACGGCCAGCTCGCACATCATCACCGCCGTCATCGGCTCCGGCGTGCTCTCGCTGGCCTGGGCCATCGCGCAGCTCGGCTGGGTCGCCGGACCCGCCGCCATGCTGCTGTTCGCATTCGTCACCTACTACACCGCCACGCTGCTCGCCGAGTGCTACCGTACCGGCGACCCGGAGACCGGGAAGCGCAACTACACCTACATGGACGCCGTGCGCTCCAACCTCGGCGGCGCCAAGGTGGTGTTTTGCGGTGTTATCCAGTACGCCaacctcgtcggcgtcgccatCGGCTACACCATCGCGTCGTCAATCAGCATGAGGGCCATCAGGAGAGCCGATTGCTTCCACACCAACGGGCACGCCGACCCGTGCAAGAGCTCGAGCACACCGTACATGATCCTCTTCGGCGTTGTTCAGATCCTCTTCTCGCAGATACCCGACTTTGATCAGATATGGTGGCtctccatcgtcgccgccgtcatgtCCTTCACCTATTCTTCCATCGGACTCTCCCTCGGCATCGCACAGACAATTT CCAACGGTGGATTCAAGGGCAGCCTCACCGGCGTCAGCATCGGCGCCGACGTCACCTCTACGCAGAAGATCTGGCACAGCCTGCAGGCCTTTGGCGACATCGCCTTCGCCTACTCCTTCTCCAACATCCTCATCGAGATTCAG GACACGATCAAGGCGCCGCCCCCGTCGGAGTCGAAGGTGATGCAGAAGGCGACGCGGCTGAGCGTGGCCACGACCACCATCTTCTACATGCTGTGCGGGTGCATGGGCTACGCCGCGTTCGGTGACAAGGCCCCGGACAACCTGCTCACGGGGTTCGGCTTCTACGAGCCCTTCTGGCTCCTCGACGTCGCCAACGTCGCCATCGTCGTGCACCTCGTCGGCGCCTACCAGGTGTTCTGCCAGCCCATCTTCGCCTTCGtcgagcgccgcgccgccgccgcctggccggACAGCGCCTTCATCTCCAAGGAGGTCCGCGTGGGCCCCTTCGCGCTCAGCGTGTTCCGCCTCACGTGGCGGTCGGCGTTCGTGTGCGTCACTACCGTCGTTGCGatgctcctccccttcttcggcAACGTCGTCGGCTTCCTCGGCGCTGTCTCCTTCTGGCCGCTCACCGTCTATTTCCCCGTCGAGATGTACATCAAGCAGCGCCGTGTGCCTCGCGGCAGCACCAAGTGGATCTGCCTCCAGATGCTCAGCGTCGGTTGCCTAATTGTGTcaattgccgccgccgccggctccattGCCGACGTCATCGCCGCCCTCAAAGTTTACCGGCCGTTCAGCGGTTAA
- the LOC117863236 gene encoding amino acid permease 3, whose protein sequence is MAAHSGLNSNHAVVAPMEVSVEAGNAGAAEWLDDDGRPRRTGTFWTASSHIITAVIGSGVLSLAWAIAQLGWVAGPAAMLLFAFVTYYTATLLAECYRTGDPETGKRNYTYMDAVRSNLGGAKVVFCGIIQYANLVGVAIGYTIASSISMKAIRRADCFHKNGHGDPCESSSTPYMILFGITEILFSQIPDFDQIWWLSIVAAVMSFTYSTIGLSLGIAQTISNGGFKGSLTGVSIGAGVTSTQKIWYSLQAFGDIAFAYSFSNILIEIQDTIKAPPPSESKVMQKATRLSVATTTIFYMLCGCMGYAAFGDEAPDDLLTGFGFYEPFWLLDVANVAIVVHLVGAYQVFCQPIFAFVERRAAASWPDSAFISKELRVGPFTLSLFRLTWRSAFVCVTTVVAMLLPFFGNVVGFLGAVSFWPLTVFFPVEMYIKQRRVPRGSTKWICLQMLSVGCLIVSIAAAAGSIANVIDALKVYRPFSG, encoded by the exons ATGGCGGCGCACAGCGGCCTGAACAGCAACCACGCGGTGGTGGCGCCGATGGAGGTGTCGGTGGAGGCCGggaacgccggcgccgccgagtggctggacgacgacggccgcccgcgccgcacggGCACGTTCTGGACGGCCAGCTCGCACATCATCACCGCCGTCATCGGCTCCGGCGTGCTCTCGCTGGCCTGGGCCATCGCGCAGCTCGGCTGGGTCGCCGGACCCGCCGCCATGCTCCTATTCGCTTTCGTCACCTACTACACCGCCACGCTGCTCGCAGAGTGCTACCGCACCGGCGACCCGGAGACGGGGAAGCGCAACTACACCTACATGGACGCCGTCCGATCCAACCTCGGCGGCGCCAAGGTGGTCTTCTGCGGGATCATCCAGTACGCAaacctcgtcggcgtcgccatCGGCTACACAATCGCGTCGTCCATAAGCATGAAGGCTATCAGGAGAGCAGACTGCTTCCACAAGAATGGGCATGGCGACCCGTGCGAGAGCTCCAGCACCCCGTACATGATCCTCTTCGGTATCACGGAGATCCTCTTCTCGCAGATACCCGACTTCGATCAGATTTGGTGGCTTtccatcgtcgccgccgtcatgtCATTCACATATTCTACCATCGGACTGTCCCTCGGCATCGCGCAGACCATCT CCAACGGTGGGTTCAAGGGCAGCCTAACCGGCGTCAGCATCGGTGCCGGCGTCACTTCCACGCAGAAGATCTGGTACAGCCTGCAGGCCTTTGGCGACATCGCCTTTGCCTACTCCTTCTCCAACATCCTCATCGAGATTCAG GACACCATCAAGGCGCCGCCCCCGTCGGAGTCGAAGGTGATGCAGAAGGCCACGCGGCTGAGCGTGGCCACGACCACCATCTTCTACATGCTGTGCGGTTGCATGGGCTACGCCGCGTTCGGCGACGAGGCCCCGGACGACCTCCTTACCGGCTTCGGCTTCTACGAGCCCTTCTGGCTCCTCGACGTCGCCAACGTCGCCATCGTCGTGCACCTCGTCGGCGCCTACCAGGTGTTCTGCCAGCCCATCTTCGCCTTCGtcgagcgccgcgccgccgcctcctggccGGACAGCGCCTTCATCTCCAAGGAGCTCCGCGTGGGCCCCTTCACCCTCAGCCTTTTCCGGCTGACGTGGCGGTCGGCGTTCGTGTGCGTCACCACCGTCGTCGCCatgctcctccccttcttcggcAACGTCGTCGGCTTCCTCGGCGCTGTCTCCTTCTGGCCGCTCACCGTCTTCTTCCCCGTCGAGATGTACATCAAGCAGCGCCGTGTCCCACGCGGCAGCACCAAGTGGATCTGCCTCCAGATGCTCAGCGTCGGCTGCCTTATTGtgtccatcgccgccgcggccggttCCATTGCCAACGTCATCGACGCCCTCAAGGTCTACCGGCCGTTCAGTGGTTAA